From Polaribacter haliotis:
TGCGAAAACCAGAGATAATATTGCAATATCAAAAGAATATTCTGAAAGAATTTTTAAAGGTGAAAAAGCAGTTGGCAATTTAGTTAAAATCGACAATAAAGATTTTTTGGTAACCTGTGTTTATGAAATTCCTAAAAACTCTCACCAAGAACCTCATTTATTAATTCAGTTTTCTGAAGAATTTGAAGTGAATTGGGGAAACCATAATAACGAAGTTTTTTGTAGGGTTGCAAAAGGAACAGATTTAGCTGTTTTAAAGCAAAAAATGGATAAAATTATTAATAACGTTCATAAAATTGCTGCTGAAGAAAACGGAATTACTGTTGAAGAATTTGACGAACGTTATGGAATACCAACTGTTCTTTTAGATAAATTAGATACAATGTATTTGCACAATACAGCAAAAAGAGCTGGGCCAAGTGGAACAGGGAATTACCAATTATTAATGGTTTTGTTAGGTTTGTCCATCCTGTTAATTGTTATTTCTTGTGTCAATTTTATAAACTTATCTGTAGCCTCTGCAAGTCAACGAGCGAAAGAAGTTGGTGTGAAGAAAACATTAGGTTTATCAAAAAAACAACTGCTTTTTCAATATGTATTTGAGATTGTTTTGCAAGGGTTAATCTCGTTTGTTTTAGCATTGGTAATTGTAGAATTGGCTTTGCCATTTTTTAATCAATTTGTTGGTAAAGAAATTTCGATTTTGCATACCAATTCTTTGGTAACATTATTTGTTACTTCAATTTTAATATCATTTTTTGTTGGAAGTATTCCAGCTTTGTATTTATCCAATTTTAAAGCGATTGAAGTTTTAAAAGGAAGTATTTCTAAAAGTAAAAAAGGAAATTTAGCAAGAAATATGATGCTTGGGGTTCAATTTTTAATATCAGGTTTTTTTATTATTAGTATGTTAATTGTTGGGAGTCAAGTAAATTATATGATGGAAAAAGACTTGGGTTTTGACAAAGAACATGTGTTATCTGTTGCATTTTATAATAAAGTAGATAAATATAAAAAATACCAGTTAACAAGAGAGATTTTAAGTCAAAACAAAAACATTAGTGGTGTTACTGCAAGTATGTTTGTGCCTGGTTATGGTTTTACAAATGGTACAGATTTAAGACATAAAATAAATGATGTTAGTTTTAATTCTGCTTCTAATTTGATAGATTTTAATTATATAGATTTTGCAGGAATTACAGTTTTAAAAGGACGAAATTTTTCAAAAAATATTGCTTCAGATACAATTAATAAAGTTTTAATAAACGAAACTGCAGCCAAACAGTTAGGTATTTTTAAGAATCCTATTGGAGAAATTGTTAATGTTGGATGGCAAGAAGATAATGCTTTAGGTTTGGAAGTCATAGGAATGATAAAAGATTATCATTTTGACGGTTTTGATAAAGAAATAACACCAATGTTTTTAGGTATTTGGAATACTTTTGATTTTGCTAAAAATTGGATTTCAATGATTCAGTTTAAAATAAAAGGAAATAATATTGAGAAAACAATTGCAGAAATTGAAAGTTTTTGGAAACAGAATATAGATGCCAAATATCCTTTTAATTACGAGTTTATAGATGCCAAATTTGCAGAATCGTATGAGAAATATCAAAAGCAACAAACCATGTTTCTAATATTATCAGTATTAGTGATTTTAATTTCACTTTTAGGTCTATTTGCTTTGGCAACCTTAACAATTCAGCAACGTTTAAAAGAAGTTGCCATTAGAAAAACATTGGGAGCATCCGTAAAAGAAATTATGTTTCAGTTATTAAAAAACTTCTTGAAAGTAGTGGTTATTTCTTCAATAATATTAATTCCGATTGCATATTATTTTATGGAAAACTGGTTAGAAAACTTTGTGTACAGAGTAGAAATGCCAATATTACCTTATGTATTAACTCCAATTATATTAATTGTTTTAGTCTTTGTAGTTGTTGGTTTAAAAGCTTACAACGCAACAAAAATCGATTTAATTAAATATTTAAAATTCGAATAATTATGTTTAAAACGTGGTTTAAAATATTTTATAGAAATAGCAAAAAGAATTGGTTAAATATTGTTGTAAATATTGCAGGTTTAACTGTTGGTTTTGCAGGTTTGTTAATTGTGCTTTTATATTTTAATGACGAGCAAAGTTATAATGCGAGTAATAAAAATGTAAATGAAATTTATAGAGCAATTCATAAAATGTCTGATGGAGAAATTTGGGCAAGTAGCACAAATGTAGAAGGTGTAAAATATAAAGAAGATATACCAGAAATAACTGATTATTATTTAAGTAATTCCTGGACAAATAGTTCTGTTGTTAAAATTGATGGGAAACAATTATTTATTGAAGATGTATTAAGAGGGGCATCTA
This genomic window contains:
- a CDS encoding ABC transporter permease, with translation MLQIWFKIFFRNSKKNWLNTLINISGLTLGLAGLLIILLYLNEEKSYNQWNPNKEDVYRVNLKKPKSGEVWITANAGMYLTYPKEIPEVTESLMVKPFYRSRVIQYKDVFEFTDKTILTEPQFFNFFPFKILEGSTENFAKTRDNIAISKEYSERIFKGEKAVGNLVKIDNKDFLVTCVYEIPKNSHQEPHLLIQFSEEFEVNWGNHNNEVFCRVAKGTDLAVLKQKMDKIINNVHKIAAEENGITVEEFDERYGIPTVLLDKLDTMYLHNTAKRAGPSGTGNYQLLMVLLGLSILLIVISCVNFINLSVASASQRAKEVGVKKTLGLSKKQLLFQYVFEIVLQGLISFVLALVIVELALPFFNQFVGKEISILHTNSLVTLFVTSILISFFVGSIPALYLSNFKAIEVLKGSISKSKKGNLARNMMLGVQFLISGFFIISMLIVGSQVNYMMEKDLGFDKEHVLSVAFYNKVDKYKKYQLTREILSQNKNISGVTASMFVPGYGFTNGTDLRHKINDVSFNSASNLIDFNYIDFAGITVLKGRNFSKNIASDTINKVLINETAAKQLGIFKNPIGEIVNVGWQEDNALGLEVIGMIKDYHFDGFDKEITPMFLGIWNTFDFAKNWISMIQFKIKGNNIEKTIAEIESFWKQNIDAKYPFNYEFIDAKFAESYEKYQKQQTMFLILSVLVILISLLGLFALATLTIQQRLKEVAIRKTLGASVKEIMFQLLKNFLKVVVISSIILIPIAYYFMENWLENFVYRVEMPILPYVLTPIILIVLVFVVVGLKAYNATKIDLIKYLKFE